The Spirochaetaceae bacterium genome contains a region encoding:
- a CDS encoding ATP-binding cassette domain-containing protein, which yields MSQPLIDVAGLTKRFRVAAGDGGSPGGARGLRSLVARRKVVTALDGVSFRIGAGELVGYIGPNGAGKSTTVKILSGILVPDAGRCVVAGRVPWRERVAHVAGIGVVFGQRSQLWWDLPVIESFDLLRDIYRLEPAAYRSTRDELVDLLAIAPLLAVPVRQLSLGQRMRCELAAALLHRPRLLFLDEPTIGLDAVAKLAVRDIIRRLHRRGVTTILTTHDLDDVEALCPRVLVIGAGSILFDGSVADLRAGVDRERILTVDLEHEVGSFSTSSATVVSAAGRRVVLRYDPARIPTPRIIEEVARDNDVRDLYIEPQPIDELVARLYRDLELEEA from the coding sequence ATGAGCCAGCCACTGATCGATGTTGCCGGACTGACCAAGCGGTTTCGCGTCGCGGCCGGCGATGGCGGCTCGCCGGGAGGCGCCCGCGGACTGCGTTCGCTGGTAGCGCGGCGCAAGGTGGTCACGGCGCTCGACGGGGTCTCGTTCCGCATCGGTGCCGGCGAACTGGTCGGGTACATCGGCCCCAACGGCGCCGGCAAGAGCACCACGGTGAAGATCCTGTCCGGCATCCTGGTGCCGGACGCCGGCCGCTGCGTGGTGGCCGGACGCGTACCGTGGCGCGAACGCGTGGCGCACGTGGCCGGGATCGGCGTGGTGTTCGGGCAGCGCAGCCAGCTCTGGTGGGACCTGCCGGTGATCGAGTCGTTCGACCTGCTGCGTGACATCTACCGGCTCGAACCCGCGGCCTACCGTTCCACCCGCGACGAACTGGTGGATCTGCTGGCCATCGCGCCGCTGCTGGCGGTGCCGGTGCGGCAGCTCAGCCTGGGCCAGCGCATGCGTTGCGAGCTGGCCGCCGCCCTGCTGCACCGCCCGCGGCTGCTGTTCCTGGACGAGCCCACCATCGGCCTGGACGCGGTGGCCAAGCTGGCGGTGCGCGACATCATCCGCCGCCTGCACCGGCGCGGCGTCACCACCATCCTCACCACCCACGACCTGGACGACGTGGAGGCGCTGTGCCCGCGCGTCCTGGTAATCGGCGCCGGATCGATCCTGTTCGACGGCTCGGTGGCCGACCTGCGCGCCGGCGTCGACCGCGAGCGCATCCTGACCGTGGACCTGGAGCACGAGGTGGGCAGCTTCTCCACCTCCTCCGCCACGGTGGTGTCCGCCGCCGGCCGCCGGGTGGTGCTGCGCTACGATCCGGCGCGCATCCCGACACCGCGCATCATAGAGGAGGTGGCGCGCGACAACGACGTGCGCGACCTGTACATCGAGCCGCAACCGATCGACGAACTGGTGGCGCGGCTGTACCGCGACCTGGAACTGGAGGAAGCGTGA
- a CDS encoding ABC-2 family transporter protein, producing the protein MTLAARLAPYRGVLRARWRETLQYRLAALAGFGTQCYWGLLRLMILAAFYQSGPADATDFSFAHAVPYVWLGQALLSLFPFRLDNELADSVRTGSVAGELLRPIDLYSYWFWRMTAWRLAQAAPRCLLMLVVAVAVLPLVGLHEWALTAPAGASAAGLYLAATVLALLLGVAVTALLISLMFWTVSSEGARYVLPAVVWFGGGLVIPLPLLPDGVAAVLGYLPFAGLMDIPFRIYVGHLAGAEALARLGLQLGWLVALVLLGRLLLARGLRRVVILGG; encoded by the coding sequence GTGACGCTGGCGGCGCGGCTGGCGCCCTACCGCGGCGTGCTGCGGGCACGCTGGCGCGAGACCCTGCAGTACCGGCTGGCGGCGCTGGCCGGGTTCGGCACGCAGTGCTACTGGGGCCTGCTGCGGCTGATGATCCTGGCCGCGTTCTACCAGTCCGGCCCGGCGGACGCCACCGACTTCAGCTTCGCACACGCGGTGCCGTACGTGTGGCTGGGGCAGGCCCTGCTGTCGCTGTTTCCGTTCCGGCTCGACAACGAACTGGCCGACAGCGTGCGCACCGGCAGCGTGGCGGGCGAGCTGCTGCGTCCGATCGACCTGTATTCCTACTGGTTCTGGCGCATGACGGCGTGGCGGCTGGCGCAGGCGGCGCCGCGCTGCCTGCTGATGCTGGTGGTGGCGGTCGCCGTGCTGCCGCTGGTGGGGCTGCACGAGTGGGCCCTGACCGCCCCGGCGGGCGCGTCCGCGGCCGGCCTGTACCTGGCCGCCACCGTGCTGGCGCTGCTGCTCGGGGTGGCGGTCACCGCGCTGCTGATCAGCCTGATGTTCTGGACCGTGTCGTCGGAGGGCGCCCGCTACGTCCTGCCGGCGGTGGTCTGGTTCGGCGGCGGCCTGGTGATCCCGCTGCCGCTGCTGCCGGACGGCGTGGCGGCGGTGCTCGGCTACCTGCCGTTCGCCGGCCTGATGGACATTCCGTTCCGCATCTACGTCGGCCACCTGGCCGGCGCCGAGGCGCTGGCCCGCCTGGGTCTGCAACTGGGCTGGCTGGTGGCGCTGGTGCTGCTGGGCCGGCTGCTGCTGGCGCGCGGCCTGCGCCGGGTGGTGATCCTTGGCGGCTAG
- a CDS encoding ABC-2 family transporter protein produces MRLYLRFVATHFRAQMQYPGALGLQMLGSVLFTAVEFVGVWALLDRFGNVRGWELAEVAVLYGMVMVGFATAEATGRGFDTFHRLVRGGDFDRVLLRPRHTVLQVAGAEFAFHRAGRWLQGAAILTWGLAGAGVAWNPARVVLLAETIAGVTVLFLGVFVATAAVTFWTVQSLELLAIVSNGSVDAASYPATVYRRFMRRFLFFIVPIGTVTYFPVAALLGRPDPLGTPPWFGWAAPAAAPLFLAAALLLWRLGVRHYSSTGS; encoded by the coding sequence GTGCGGCTGTACCTGCGATTTGTGGCTACCCACTTTCGCGCGCAGATGCAGTATCCGGGCGCGCTCGGCCTGCAGATGCTCGGCAGCGTGCTGTTCACCGCCGTCGAATTCGTCGGGGTATGGGCGCTGCTGGACCGGTTCGGCAACGTGCGCGGCTGGGAGCTGGCGGAGGTGGCGGTGCTGTACGGCATGGTGATGGTCGGCTTCGCCACCGCCGAGGCCACCGGGCGCGGGTTCGACACGTTCCATCGGCTGGTGCGCGGCGGCGACTTCGACCGCGTGCTGCTGCGCCCGCGGCACACCGTGCTGCAGGTAGCGGGCGCCGAGTTCGCCTTTCACCGTGCCGGCCGCTGGCTGCAGGGCGCGGCCATTCTCACCTGGGGGCTGGCCGGCGCCGGCGTTGCGTGGAACCCGGCGCGCGTGGTGCTGCTGGCGGAGACGATTGCCGGCGTCACCGTGCTGTTCCTGGGGGTGTTCGTGGCCACCGCCGCGGTCACCTTCTGGACCGTGCAGTCGCTGGAGCTGCTGGCCATCGTCAGCAACGGATCGGTCGATGCCGCCAGCTACCCGGCCACCGTCTACCGCCGCTTCATGCGCCGCTTCCTGTTCTTCATCGTGCCGATCGGCACCGTCACCTACTTCCCGGTGGCGGCGCTGCTCGGGCGCCCCGACCCCCTCGGCACGCCGCCGTGGTTCGGCTGGGCCGCGCCCGCCGCCGCTCCCCTGTTCCTGGCCGCCGCCCTGCTCCTCTGGCGCCTCGGCGTCCGCCATTACAGCTCCACGGGGAGTTGA